Part of the Amblyomma americanum isolate KBUSLIRL-KWMA chromosome 7, ASM5285725v1, whole genome shotgun sequence genome, TCCATGCTTTCATTGGCCTGCTGCGCCCGAACCCGCAGATATGATTGTTTTCCGGGGAGCACTAGTTTCGCATGGCATCATGACTGCCCGCTTCGGGCAACATGCGGTCGTAGCGTCTGGAGCTTAGTAAAAAAACAAATACCTAGCCACAGGAGGCATATTGGTGTTCTTGTGTAAATTTTCTTCATCCTGGTTTTCCACCACTCTACTTCATCACGCAATACGTCCAAGGCGGCGCCGCAAATCGCCTCGTGCGAAGGCATAGCAGGGGAGGCGAGGGGTCGGGCACGCGCGCCGCGGTGCGGCGAAAGGAGCGGCCGCGCCCCTCTCCGTCCGAATGGAACGTCCGGAGCAACCCCGCCGCGCGCGCCGATCCAGGTGGCCGTGACCGAGCAAATTTTTTGTAATCAAGAAaattgttcttttctttgtcttatGACGTTTAATAATGACAAGTGTGTTAAAAATATACCTCAAATAACATGTAATAACGAGATACCATGTGTAAGAGAAAACTAATAACTGCAAGCCGAGGCAATATTTTGCGCACCGTAATTTTGCGTGTAGAAAGCGAGGGCGTTTTCATTATGTCGCTTCCGCaccattggcagaaaaaaatTGTCTCTTAGTAGTGGCCCTGAGTTCGAGAAATTAAAATGTTGCTCGAGAAATAACAGTGATAGTATAGCGTCCTGTCTGTACTCAGGGGATGGCCGCAGCTTAAAAAAGCTTTTAAGTCTCGAAGTTATTTCGTTTAGAGCGGTTAATGCACGCATCAAAAGGGCACCAAAAAtatccttttctttttaatttgtccGCATAGACATTTCTTCTCTTCAACATAACCATCCAGAGATGCTATCGCGGACCTTTGTGGGAAGCATGTTTCACATGACCCGTTCTGGTTCTCCATTTGTCAGTCGACTTATAATCGTGTTGAAACCTTCTAATTGAACGAGGGCGTTCATGACGccaagacgaagaagaagaccaaACTAGGCCAATGAACACGCGGACGGTGGACAGCCACAGTCCTGCATTCATGAGCTTTTTGCAGTTAAGTTAAATTTCAGTAATGTGACTTGCAGAGCCAAAACTGTTCAAACATTTCGGTTTTGACACACATGTGTTACATCTCTAGCGTCGACAAACTGTGCAGACCACGATTCTAGTGCGCCTTCGGCTGGCAGATGAGTGTCGCCGTACGTGAGGCGCAACGTCGTTGGGCTGTGCCAAACATCGTATTGGAATAAGTAATGCTGGGTACCAAGACACCGACACTTGCGATATGACGAAGAGTTCATCGTGAGGCAGGCAGTTCGAGTGTGCCCGCTGCCACCTGTTGCACTGTGCAGATCTTTACGATCCACTGCTTCGTGCCGATGGGGCATAATAATCTGGGGGGTGTCCGTTTGAGGACGACTGTGCAGGATCACAGCGGTGATGAATCCACTTTGTCCTCATCCGAAGGGGCTAGAAGCTCGACAGTGTAGGCCAGCTTCTTGCTGTTTACCCAGCTGTATGAGTTGTCGAACTCCAGGACGTCTGCGAAACGCGAGAGCAGTAGGTTTGCATCACTCTGGTTCATGTCTAACAttatcggacaaaaattttgaataatgaaaaattgtaagatactattatgggaatattgaaggtaatggtcaattcttctgatgtgtaacaCAATCTTTCTTTTAttgtgtttccatcgatcgcgcCGGGCAGtaaagactgccttagaaaacaaatggggaacgcttttgacgatagcaaaaacgttaatagctgAAAAAAAAGCAACACTACCGTTGGTTggtctgcggttatattgattgttgtacTGACATCTTacgttatataaaaaaaaatgcgttcataaactgtttctcgctcaaaaatgcaTTTGTATAGAATTGTTAGGCATGGTGTCGATGCAAGATGAAGCgaataagaaaaaataaaggcacTTGATAACACCTCGCTCACATTTTAACCGTCTGGTTGCACTATGAGGGTAAGGGAATTCATAGAAAGTATGCTGGAAGCTATGAAGAAAGAACCAGGCCAGGCATCTCACTCGTGCAGCAATCTGTACTACCACCAGTCAAGAATAACGCGACACGTAGTACACTACACCATTTGCTTAATGTCTGTGACAAGCGACTGGCACTAAATACTCCGTCTTTGTTTTCGTGTTGAGATTCGTTTGTTTCGCATAAATGTCCACTAGTTACCGGTATCTGTATTTTCACTTTTAGTGTTAAAGCATTTAGGGGAGAGTTTCGCGCACAGCATTTGTTTGAATTCCCGGTTCCGTTCTGCCATATTTTCAACACcttgtagttatttccctttTGTTGTTGGTGAGTATTTTCCCTAGTGTGTACTGTTGTGCCTTGTAATGGATTCCCGGGACGCGGCAGGCTGTCTATTCACAGCATTTAGCCGGGGGAACTTCCAAAACTTGCTGGGAAATGAAAGCCAGTTAATACGAACGTAACCTTGGTATcactaaagtagaaaaaaaaaacgattagtAGCACAGGTTCAAAACCTCTGAAGTATGCGCTTTGATAAAGGAATAGCGAACGGCACAAAGTATCGCACCCGGACAGTGATTGGACAACATGAGTCTTTATTTATGacacctgtttcatttcattaGTAAGGAATATATGGGTAGTGGGCCTCATGTTTCATGTAGTAACGCATGAAAAGCCCGGGTGATTAGAGTAATGCTGTAGTTGTTGGGCCAGTTCCTTGCAACGAATTCTGTGTTTTATATTTATTTGCGCATACTGCTACCACGTAGGTGGGCAACGTTCGGAAACTAAAGAGAAGGAAGCAATTGGCAACTCCATCACTGTATGGTAACAATCAACAGAAAGAAATAGGAATAGAACGTACGGACAACACTAACTTCACGAATAAGATAAAATAAATCTGTAGGCAGTTCATGCCACGCTctgatgtcccccccccccccccccccccggaaaaaaagaaaacacgtgagTATTTGAATGTAGTGGTTGGTGTAAGCATGGGAAACAGTAGTATATGGTTGTAAATTTAGCGAATCCGTCGTGTGGATTAAAAACTTAAGTAGGGAGCCGAACTAATATTAAACTGGCTAAAGTATGACGGGagcaacgaattttttttttcaaatcttctCCTCATCTTTAAAGTGCATATGTTGCTGGCAGTCATGCGAAGGAGATATACAGGTACGATAAGCATTAAACACACAGCGAACAGCTCTTCTCTGGACCATTTCTAGTTGCTTAGTATCAATTTCTAGGAAGGGATCCGATTCCACGTAGCCATACTCTAGGTTTGCCTTATTAGAAAGTTAAAGACAAACACTTTAAGGGGCTTGGACATAGCTTCTGTTGATTTACTCTTGAGGCAACAAAACTTTTAGATGTAGGCCAGCAAATATTGTTTATGCGATTGGACTATATGAGGCGATTACTAATGATAAttccaagatatttatattcgttCGCCAGCACCAGTGAGTGGCCATTAATTATGTATGTAAAACAGTATGCACAATTGCCTATAGGGAATCGATTGTAGACGCTTAATATTTGCACACTAACAGTTCTTAATAAACCATAAGTATGATGTGTACGTCTTTTCCAGTCATTGAAATGTGACTGCAAGGAGTGGGTAGGTTTAAGAGCAGCATCTAAgttatttttgctgaaaaaatttGGTTCGCTGTACCGACAGAGTCAAGAGACTCAAGAGTCAAAAGAGAGAGACAAAGAGACTAGGCTAAATGCAAATTCAGGAGAATTAATCTAAGTTAGCTCCTACTCGGCTCCTTGTTCGGTTAACTCAacagaaaaactaaaaaaatttaGGGGACCCcaaaacactagcgaatcctgccgccgcgtCGCAAAATCCTGTTTTGAGTCGTTCACAGTCAAGCAACTGAGCAATTGAGCAACGCGTCGCAGCATGCGACGCAGCAGAACTTTCCAGCTTTttggaacctcgccgctcttgccgctcgagccgccgcgacgactcaaaacaggtttttgcgccacggcggcaggattcgctagtgttttcgcttgcgtgtgaaacaggctttatgtcagtgcacgttaaagatccccaggtggtcgaaattattccggagccctccactacggcccctcattcttcctttcttctttcactccctcctttatcacttcccttacggcgcggttcaggtgaccaacgatatatgagacagacactgcgccatttcctttccccaaaaaccaattattattattaagctccggccttaagggtatgacgggatAGCGTAATGGGATAATTCTTATGTGTGGAaaggtcattccctactttacattcatagatccttgggagtcctcataccgttcctggcgcagtggtgcagcggctaagcgatgcgccactgccgtgcgatggcaggtgcttccaacggtgggccttgtgcggcccaggtttcACTTCCTGTGcgacgaatcattaatttaactgccacctggaaTGGTGGGGCGTTTTCTCACTATTCAGTGGGCAGGTTCGAATGAAGCCGCAAGCTCACGTTACCTAATGcgacccacctgcctcctgggttgctctctgggcaccagaGCCAGAGTCATGATAGTAAttgttcgctcacaacgccgactccGACACCGGACTTTCTGGACAATGGGGCCTCTACAGCTATCGTGTTCATACACAGAAGAACAGGAAGGGTCTTCCCACTGTCCTGCATGTGCCCTGCGAAGGAGTCGCGGAGGCCACTTACATGTTCCGGGCCTGTCGCACACCAGGCGCCCCCTCTCGGGTATCAGGCTGCACGAAGGTACTCTCTGAGTCTCGATCAGGTATTCGCCAATCGCGTTGTCGCCTCCACAAGGCGGCTCGTAGCGCACACCGAAGGCCAGGTCCCCTACGGCCGTCTGGAAGCTCCAGCTGAGCTGCTCCCCTCGACGCATCACCTGCACGGGGAGTTCCCAGCGGCCACGGCGGTCGATCTGCCTCACCGTGGCGCCGGTCTCGGAGGAGAGCCTCCGTTTGGCCAGCGCCTCGCGGTACGAGGGTGGCACCTCCCCGCCCGGGCAGATCTGCGGCACCAATGGCGTTGTCAAGGGCGATGGAGCCAGGCCTTCGAATCGTCTTCTGATCGATTAAAAAGTGAGACACATCTATACCACTCCCGTTCAGAAGGCCATCTGGCCCAAGCACACCACGTGGCATCACAGGGCACATCCTGGAGGGCTTCCACTTCCTGAGAACCCTTGAGTAGTTTCTCACAGTGAAGCAGCGAAAAAATGAACTTTTGGTTGCGACACCTACACAGCGACGCCAACGCTACCTACACAGAGAAAATAGCCTATAACGCTATAGGAAATATCCATCACAGAGAGATGGGAGCAAAACAACGCAGGTCATGCACAGAATTCAGCTATGCTGTTCTGCGCTCCTCCTCTGCTTGGCTTGAAGCTGCTGCTCAGTGGGTCGTGCCTTGTTTGCACTTGAAAGAATATTATGCACTACATAGCGTGCCACGTCAGTGATTGTCCGATATCTCGGTAGTATTGGACTCGCCATGCCAAGGTACATCTGCAAGGCCTTACCACGAATGACACATTCTACAGAACTGTGAATCCTCTGCTCCGTTAAATAACACCCTAAATTCTCAACAGGTTAATGCGGGAATTTCGATTTAGTACACACTGCAACAGCGCCGAACAGCCCTAAAAAAGGCGGGAGACGAGGGAGTATAATCTCGGCGCTAGTCTTGGTCACAGTTACGGCTGGACTGGTTACAGTTAGGCCGGAAAAACGTGCTCGCTGCAGTGCATATTAAATGGCCGCTAGAGTACAATAACGTTAGGTTGTTGCACAGTTAGCGCGGAATTTTATCACGGTACGCCAGGAAGTGGAAGATGAAGAGACGAAAGATATGACGAAGACGAATGTAGACTCGAtagaggtcaacaacaacaacaacaacgtctccccactgaaccctggccaatcccccgtcgtgggtatgtgccatgtccccaaggcaacaacaacaacgacaacatgGACTTTCGCTGCAGTTCCTGAAACGAGAGTAGCAAAAACGGAGGAAAGGCGCCGTAATGCTTCACCATAGCAGCACTAGGGGTAGAAATACATTTCTTCAGCAGTTGCACCCAGCGTTTCGAAAGTGCATCTGCAAATATTATAGGTTAGTGAAGCTTGTAATCTCAGTTTGTACACGCGGGGTTCATCGTTGCAATGTTATTTCTTCGCTGTTTGACGAGAGCAAATAAGTTTGTGCAGTTTTCGTGACCAACAGTAGTCTCCGTAGCAGTTGTTTTTTGAAGGCacgggaaaaagaaattacaaTGTTCAGATCGTCTTCACGGAATGCAACTATGCAAGTCTCTTTTTACCTTTAAATAAGCGGAAACTTTTCGTTGTTCAATCTCCAAGCATTCTAATTGTCTGTTCCTGAGCTTGTCTGGCTCTGAGGGTACCCAGACGTAGAACATGCCTGTAGCGCACGCTGGGAGTAGCAAAGCGCAGTAAAAACCAGCACAACCCCGCTATATCCGGTGCAGTAGAAAGCAGTAAATAAGGGAGCGCGGGTCTAAACGTGAAGAAAAAGGCATTTCcataatttcatccgcccatatACGGCAATCCCTACTCAAGCGGTAGAAAAAGAGGCTTTCAATAGGTATGTCGTGTGGCTCTGGAGTGCTTGGCAGTTTTAAaggcacatttaaaaaaaataattttacaaGATTTCATCCGACGATTTCACCTTGCTCTCAAGCACTCGATCTTTTAGCAGAAAATTAAAAGAATCGCTGGTGACGCTGTCAGAGCTTAAACGCAGCttttatctgaaaaaaaaagtccatAAAGtgaaaaacagatggcgccatcaccggccgatttcgcaagtaaaacgTTTGCGCCGACATAATtttcgcggatcccagaggctacgctacatcACCATTCGTTTCAAAACGAAGGCCACCCGTCGTTTTCGCTAATGACGTCACGAGTCTGAATCGATTGGAGGTCGGATTTTTAAATCGAGTTGCGACAAACGTAAACATACCCACAAAGTACGGGAGAATAAATCTTTACGGAGAACTACAACTGGGTGGAGTCGCCCTCAGTGTGCTTTTACCTATAAATACTATTTGTAGTAAAATGTCAACATTCATAcaaatatatatattgtagggtcGTTTTGTATTGAGAGTTATAGTCACACTAGAATCACACAGAAAAAGAGCAGGAGGGGCAGAGCGGTAAAAATTTCCGCCTCCTTAATTCCCGCCTATCCATCCCCACCTATCTATCTGTCTCTCTGCCCGCAAGTGCTATGATCCCACCAGAGTTTCCCGGTGCGTACCAGATGCCTGCAGCGCGGGTCTCCGTCGGGCCCCACCATGCTTCCTCCCCAGTGCTGGGGCACGCCGGCAGGGTCCAATCGCTCGAAGATGCTGTTCCTCCATCCGTCTGCGTGATTGGAAATACATTACACAGGGAGAAAAGAAGATGCTTCTAGGTCTCGTAGATGACTGGAAAAGctgtaaagcaaaaaaaaaaaagactgccagGACCATTCGCATACCGGTGGTTGATGCTGCAGCAGGATACAAGAAGGTGTAGTACATTACCGACTGCTACAGTGCATTACTGGATGACCACTTGACCACCACAAAAGCAGCTGCCTTGTTCTTTTAGTCGCACATACACGCCTGGCGGACCCTGTCCCCGAGACAGCGTCATCTTGAACGCCACTCCTAAACTGCATGTTCACAATTGTAACGCGTGCTAGGTCATAAACCTTATTCCAACGCCCCCAtaaccccctttttttttcgagcaTCGTTTGCACCCGTGGGAAATGCTTGGCAACTTCCTCAAGGCTGGAATTGTTTTAGCGGTCAGAATGTGATAGCAGGACTGCAGATTTGTCAAGCGATGCTGACGTAGTTGCTTTGCGAAAAGTCCTCCCTATAGTTACCGCAGCAAAAGCAGTCTGCTTTTCGGAGGAACGTCGTGAACCACACACGAACAAATGCTGCCACTCTGCTGATTGTTACCTTTATAAAGCACCATAGGAGGGGACAAAAACTTTGAAGATTCAGATAAGCACTTCTAAATCCTACATTAATGAAAGCAAAAACTGTAATTACATTACAAAATTGTTTGCATTAAGTCCGAGTGTTTCTGGCATGCCGGTGAGTGATTCGCCTCCTCGCCACCTCATCAAAATAGTAGATTTCACGCCCCTTTTTGGCCAGCATGGACACCCGTCGGCAGACAGTTACCCTCGGAGTCCAGTCCCCTTGATCAATACTGCCTTTCGGTAGCGGATGGCAGTTTCCGACTGGGAATTAATACGTTGACACATAGTCAGGACAGCGTTCCTCATGGAGATATCCGTAGAAAAACTTCATTGTTCCCACTGCGAACATCACTGTATTTTACGCCTGCGTAAGAAGTACAACACAGCGGTAGCCGCCCCGGGCCAACTCACCAATGCCGTAGATGGCCACCTTGTCCACCGTGCGTTGAGATAGGAACGGACATAGCAGCTTCCACAAGACGGGGAAGAAGCGAGGAGCTGTTAGGGGAAAGAGAGACCATCAATAAAAACAGCAAGGTGTGGTACTCGGACAGGAAAAGAGTAACTGTTTAATGCACGCCTGGATGTTGAGGTGAAGCACGCGAGCACATCTCTCCTATGACTCGCGGCTCTACACTGGCAGGCAGATAAAATGGACGACGGAGGGAGAGGTTTTGGGAGCACACAGCAATACAGAAAAAGTAACAAATATACAGGGTTTTCCAATGGCATCCAAGACGCGCGGTGTGCTTTTGAGTCGTGCGGTGGAGTATTTACCACGACCCAAAAGCGCAAAATCTCTGGAGGGTGATGATGAATTTCTCCTAGCCCGTAGGAATCCTGATGCATGCATGCCATCAGTGCCCAACAATACCGTTCAAAGCATACCCTGTAGCCCTGTAATTCTTGACGAGCCCTTCGCGCATATACAATTATGTCTGTATGTGTGCATAGCGTGTGGAAAGGCGACATAGTTTCTATAGCGCATTTAGATCAGGGACCGGCATTCGTCAGAATGCCACTCTGAGAGCAACAAAGTCGGTATACCGTGGTTTGATGACAACCGGACACCGGCGAAGCACGCGAAACGCAGCAGTGTTGTGAACGGCGGCGTCTCAGAGAACATAAACTCACCGTTGATGACGTAGGCCTTCTCCAAGATCTCAGGATAGTTGTCCTCGTAGATCTTTATCAAGTCCGTCAGGAGATTGATGACTGCGAAGGAGGCAGAGGCGAGCTTCACAGAGACTGTCTTGTTAAAAGCGCGTAAATATAGGCAGAAAAAAGGGCAATGACTTGAGGCCGCCCACTTTGGTTCATGCCGGGCCTATTGCGCTTTTGTGATCTGTGAAGACACCCTGTGCCCTGTACAAGGATATACCAGCAGATGTTCAGTGGATTCTTTTTTCTAATAGTACATAGATCGAGGGCCTTGATAACAGCTAGGTAGCTTTTTAAACTGTACGAAATAACGCATTCCGCGTTTGCACGGCCTCACCAAAAAGCGTCGGGCCTCTGAAACACCGAAATGCAGGAAACCATAACAAGCTTTTGGTTGATCCCTATCAGATCTGTATTGGTAAGTGTAATGAAATAGATCccacgctgcggcggcgccgcgCAAGAGACCAAGGATCAGCGCGCACGAAGCCGCTAAGTGGTTCTCCGGCACATTCAAGCTTTGTTCGCAGAGTTTTGGAGTTGAAATATATCTTAGCAGCGTTGGTACGTGgcggtaaccactgagccaccgcggcgggttttaaaacgaaacaaaaacgtTTTCCGAATACTACTTCACTTCATGCTAGAGAAGTAATCAGCGCATAACTAAATTCGCAGTCTTCAGCACTTAAGTTTCATGCACGCCACATTTCAGTTTTACACTCGCCACCAGTCCAGTTCGCCATGGGGAGAATATTTGGCCTTAGCAACAAAAGTACCGCAACAGGTGCTAAACTGGTAAAACATTTCAAAGAAAATCGGTGCATCGATTTCCTAGACTATTCTTTTCTTCCCGCTTGTCATTTTTGTGTAATGTTTAGGTATAACTGGCGATTTATTGCTAGGGGTATGCGCC contains:
- the LOC144099468 gene encoding SEC14-like protein 2 isoform X2, which codes for MSGYVGDLSPAQQTALDRFRKRVSDVSKPDNSDHYLLRWLRAREFDEVKAERMLRQSLTWRKKIGADTILTDYQPSEVLQNHFPGGLLDCSPEGHCCYLLPIGSIDIKGFLEVVSVDEIKKQLTFIFESITDRNKRNSAQRQKVIETIFLIADFEHFSLRQLYSWQVINLLTDLIKIYEDNYPEILEKAYVINAPRFFPVLWKLLCPFLSQRTVDKVAIYGIDGWRNSIFERLDPAGVPQHWGGSMVGPDGDPRCRHLICPGGEVPPSYREALAKRRLSSETGATVRQIDRRGRWELPVQVMRRGEQLSWSFQTAVGDLAFGVRYEPPCGGDNAIGEYLIETQRVPSCSLIPERGRLVCDRPGTYVLEFDNSYSWVNSKKLAYTVELLAPSDEDKVDSSPL
- the LOC144099468 gene encoding SEC14-like protein 2 isoform X1, encoding MRPPLPSPRGAPLSADSARFRRPSTRRQQWRSRRTFPTAPHETEAEAMSGYVGDLSPAQQTALDRFRKRVSDVSKPDNSDHYLLRWLRAREFDEVKAERMLRQSLTWRKKIGADTILTDYQPSEVLQNHFPGGLLDCSPEGHCCYLLPIGSIDIKGFLEVVSVDEIKKQLTFIFESITDRNKRNSAQRQKVIETIFLIADFEHFSLRQLYSWQVINLLTDLIKIYEDNYPEILEKAYVINAPRFFPVLWKLLCPFLSQRTVDKVAIYGIDGWRNSIFERLDPAGVPQHWGGSMVGPDGDPRCRHLICPGGEVPPSYREALAKRRLSSETGATVRQIDRRGRWELPVQVMRRGEQLSWSFQTAVGDLAFGVRYEPPCGGDNAIGEYLIETQRVPSCSLIPERGRLVCDRPGTYVLEFDNSYSWVNSKKLAYTVELLAPSDEDKVDSSPL